A genomic segment from Chitinophagaceae bacterium encodes:
- a CDS encoding ATP-binding cassette domain-containing protein, translating into MTNLLELQNLKKYFATQKAVDDMSFSIQKGSIFGLLGPNGAGKTTLLRMITGIFYPDSGQILFDGKKFDPLNDAQNIGYMPEERGLYKKMKIGEQAVYLAQLKGLKATEATQKAKDWFTKFEMQSWWNKKVEDLSKGMSQKLQFVTTVMHNPSLIILDEPFSGLDPVNANLIKEEIFKLAENGCTIIFSTHRMEQVEEICRHIVLMNKGKKILDGTVQNVKNEFKDNIYELKGNILPEHTMTGIFEVVNLSNGRLRIKLSQGTRPNDVLQYFINQTVAINSFNEVLPTLNDIFIKLVEGTATARQFQNIS; encoded by the coding sequence ATGACTAATTTATTGGAGTTGCAAAACCTGAAAAAATATTTTGCCACTCAAAAGGCCGTTGATGATATGAGTTTTTCCATTCAAAAGGGGAGCATCTTTGGATTATTGGGCCCCAACGGTGCAGGTAAAACCACTTTGCTGCGTATGATTACTGGGATATTTTATCCTGACAGCGGGCAGATATTATTCGATGGAAAAAAATTTGATCCACTAAACGATGCACAAAACATTGGCTATATGCCCGAAGAAAGGGGCTTGTATAAGAAGATGAAAATTGGGGAACAAGCCGTTTACCTGGCACAGTTAAAAGGGTTGAAAGCCACTGAAGCCACACAAAAAGCAAAAGATTGGTTCACTAAATTTGAGATGCAAAGCTGGTGGAACAAAAAGGTGGAAGACCTGAGTAAGGGCATGAGCCAGAAGCTGCAATTTGTAACCACTGTAATGCATAACCCCAGTTTAATTATTTTAGATGAACCCTTTAGCGGGCTCGATCCGGTAAATGCCAATTTAATAAAGGAAGAAATTTTTAAGCTTGCTGAAAACGGGTGCACCATTATTTTTAGTACACACCGTATGGAGCAGGTAGAAGAAATATGCAGGCATATTGTGCTGATGAATAAAGGGAAAAAAATACTGGATGGAACGGTGCAAAATGTAAAGAATGAATTTAAGGATAATATTTATGAATTGAAAGGCAATATTTTGCCGGAACATACCATGACGGGCATCTTTGAAGTAGTAAACCTCAGCAACGGAAGGTTACGCATAAAACTTTCGCAGGGCACCAGGCCCAATGATGTGTTGCAATACTTCATTAATCAAACTGTGGCCATCAACTCATTTAACGAAGTGCTGCCTACCTTAAACGATATTTTTATTAAGCTGGTAGAAGGCACCGCAACAGCAAGGCAATTTCAAAATATTTCGTAA
- a CDS encoding ABC transporter permease produces the protein MSKIGLIVGREYFTRVKKKSFLITTILVPILIMAFYAVIIFVAIKGGDSSASGKLAIIDEAGLFHDSSFTNVKEKGFELVKNENETSFVGKYKSKGYLGFLYIPKINIDKPEGIVLHSQSSISLTKTVEINDMVNNAVEDKRLAALGIKPEDFKKLSADVSIQSTIDTKEGGKKTVAGISYAVSYLCGILIYLMMIIYGTQVMRGVTEEKTNRISEVVISSVKPFELMMGKIIGIGAVGLTQFAIWIVLFVILQGIIPLLMPDILNQAGAAATAANDSSSSIGVMKEITNGLSTLPMAKIIGWFLFYFLGGYLTYASLFAAVGSVVSEDQQEAQQLVFPILMPIILGFVIMTNAVQNPDSNLALFGSLFPLTSPVVMMGRITYDIPLWQLLLSAVLLIGTFILLTWLTAKIYRIGILMYGKKPSWKEMMKWVFRKS, from the coding sequence ATGAGCAAGATAGGTTTAATTGTAGGCCGGGAATACTTTACAAGGGTAAAGAAAAAATCATTTCTTATTACTACGATACTGGTTCCAATATTAATTATGGCCTTTTATGCAGTAATTATTTTTGTGGCAATAAAGGGTGGCGATTCATCAGCCTCCGGCAAGCTGGCCATTATTGATGAAGCAGGATTGTTTCATGACTCTTCTTTTACAAACGTAAAGGAAAAAGGTTTCGAACTGGTGAAAAATGAAAATGAAACTTCTTTTGTGGGTAAGTACAAAAGCAAAGGTTATTTAGGTTTTTTATATATCCCTAAAATTAATATTGATAAACCTGAAGGTATTGTGTTACACAGCCAAAGCAGTATTAGCCTTACCAAAACAGTTGAAATAAACGATATGGTAAATAATGCCGTGGAAGATAAGCGCCTGGCGGCATTGGGTATAAAGCCGGAAGATTTTAAAAAATTATCGGCCGATGTATCCATTCAAAGTACTATAGATACCAAAGAAGGCGGAAAGAAAACCGTGGCAGGTATTTCTTATGCCGTATCTTATTTATGCGGCATACTTATTTATTTAATGATGATTATTTACGGTACACAGGTAATGAGGGGTGTTACCGAAGAAAAAACAAACCGTATTTCGGAAGTGGTGATAAGTTCGGTAAAACCATTTGAATTAATGATGGGAAAAATTATTGGCATTGGCGCTGTGGGCCTCACACAGTTTGCCATTTGGATAGTATTATTTGTAATACTTCAGGGAATCATCCCACTGCTTATGCCCGACATTTTAAACCAGGCCGGAGCTGCTGCTACAGCCGCAAATGATTCTTCATCGTCAATAGGCGTAATGAAAGAAATTACCAATGGTTTATCTACATTGCCCATGGCAAAAATAATTGGTTGGTTTTTATTTTACTTTTTGGGTGGATACCTTACTTATGCATCTTTATTTGCCGCAGTAGGTAGCGTAGTGAGCGAAGACCAGCAGGAAGCACAGCAACTGGTGTTTCCTATATTAATGCCCATTATTTTAGGCTTTGTAATTATGACCAATGCCGTACAAAACCCCGATAGTAACCTGGCTTTATTCGGCAGCTTGTTTCCCTTAACATCTCCCGTGGTAATGATGGGAAGAATTACTTACGATATCCCACTTTGGCAACTGCTTTTATCGGCAGTATTATTAATTGGCACTTTTATTTTACTTACCTGGTTAACTGCAAAAATTTACCGTATTGGCATTTTAATGTATGGTAAAAAACCAAGCTGGAAGGAGATGATGAAATGGGTTTTCAGGAAATCATAA
- a CDS encoding PLP-dependent transferase: MSTATQLIHSIPVCELTGSISVPIYQTSTFVQQAPGINKGFDYSRTNNPTRATLENIIATLEKGSTGIAFGSGLAAIDAVLKLLKAGDEIIAVDDIYGGAFRLFTHVYEKFGIQVKYVDTTQVENIFNAVTKATKLIWIETPTNPTLKISDIQAIAKIAKAQGCWLCVDNTFASPALQQPLALGADIVVHSATKYLGGHSDLIAGLVITKEKELGEKIKFIQNASGAVLSPFDSWLVIRGIETLCLRVQQHSKNAQLVAEFLATHPFVADVYYPGLPTHHNHDIALKQSTGFGGVVSFSLKQDTEEAATAFVTNTKLFQLAESLGGVKSLLCHPATMTHKSIPAEKRRAAGVADSLIRLSVGLEEAADLISDLTNAFHKINHLQHILTGEPV; encoded by the coding sequence ATGAGCACAGCAACACAACTCATCCACAGCATCCCTGTATGCGAACTTACTGGTTCCATTAGCGTACCCATTTATCAAACCAGCACTTTTGTACAACAAGCCCCGGGCATTAACAAAGGTTTTGATTATTCCCGTACCAATAACCCTACAAGGGCAACGCTGGAAAACATTATTGCAACTTTAGAGAAAGGCAGTACCGGAATTGCCTTTGGCAGCGGCCTGGCAGCAATAGACGCCGTATTAAAATTGCTAAAAGCAGGTGACGAAATAATTGCCGTAGATGACATTTACGGGGGTGCGTTCCGCTTATTTACGCATGTGTATGAAAAGTTTGGCATTCAAGTGAAATATGTTGATACTACACAGGTAGAAAATATTTTTAATGCCGTAACCAAAGCAACAAAACTTATTTGGATTGAAACGCCTACAAACCCCACTTTAAAAATCAGCGATATACAAGCCATCGCCAAAATTGCAAAGGCACAGGGCTGCTGGCTTTGCGTGGATAACACTTTTGCTTCGCCCGCTTTACAGCAACCTCTTGCGCTGGGAGCTGATATTGTAGTGCATAGTGCAACAAAATATCTTGGAGGGCATAGCGATTTAATTGCAGGCCTTGTTATTACCAAAGAAAAAGAGCTTGGCGAAAAAATAAAATTTATCCAAAATGCAAGTGGCGCTGTTTTGTCTCCATTCGATAGTTGGCTGGTGATAAGGGGAATTGAAACACTCTGCCTGAGGGTGCAGCAGCATAGCAAAAATGCACAGTTGGTTGCCGAATTTTTAGCAACACATCCTTTTGTAGCAGATGTTTATTACCCTGGCTTACCCACCCATCACAATCATGATATTGCGTTAAAACAATCTACAGGTTTTGGTGGTGTAGTTTCTTTTTCATTAAAACAGGATACCGAAGAAGCAGCAACAGCCTTTGTTACCAACACCAAACTTTTTCAACTTGCCGAAAGCCTTGGCGGTGTAAAGAGCCTTCTTTGTCATCCTGCAACAATGACGCATAAAAGTATACCTGCGGAAAAAAGAAGGGCGGCAGGTGTTGCAGACAGCCT